From Proteus vulgaris:
CAGAGCGTAAAACAAAAGGTATCCAACGAACATTTTATTACTCTGATAGTACAAAAGAAGTTAATAATGAGTCAAAACCAAATTATAAAAAGTTATTATCTCTAATTCAATCATGATTCTATAAATTAAAATGTTGAAAACATGCGTAGCACAATTCAAGGACGAAAAATCATTTTAAAAAATGATACTACCAATACTAAAGGAACCGTATTAAGCGGTTCTTTATTAGCAAAACAAACACATGAAATTGCCTGTTTAGGCGATGAAGTCTATTGCCCTGCTTGTCAGCAAAAAGGCAAGATAATTGAAGGGGATTCCATGATGAAAATAAGCAATATTCCAGTCGCGTTAGAAGGGCATAAAGTGCAATGCGGCTGTTTAACGGGTTGTATATTGGTGGCTATTGAATAACTAATTATTTTTATGGGAATATAATGACAAATTT
This genomic window contains:
- a CDS encoding PAAR domain-containing protein, giving the protein MRSTIQGRKIILKNDTTNTKGTVLSGSLLAKQTHEIACLGDEVYCPACQQKGKIIEGDSMMKISNIPVALEGHKVQCGCLTGCILVAIE